The Halalkalibacter krulwichiae genome has a segment encoding these proteins:
- a CDS encoding zinc metallopeptidase: MAFLIYFILLLIIPIWAQMRVKGAYRKYSQVHASSGLTGAQVARKILDDNGLYDVRIEETRGTLTDHYDPRSKVVRLSTDNYHGTSVAGAAVAAHEVGHAMQDAEGYAFLRFRHALVPVASFGSNASFFLILAGILMGASGFILLGIFAMAAAVLFQLVTLPVEFNASSRAMEQIVSTGVIRNDEERETRKVLNAAALTYVAGALVALLELARFILMYIGMNNDD; this comes from the coding sequence ATGGCTTTTTTGATTTACTTTATCTTGTTGCTCATCATCCCGATTTGGGCACAAATGAGAGTAAAAGGCGCTTATCGCAAATATTCTCAAGTACATGCTTCATCAGGTTTAACGGGAGCGCAAGTAGCTAGAAAGATTTTAGATGATAACGGTTTATATGACGTGAGAATTGAAGAAACACGTGGAACATTGACAGACCACTATGATCCTCGTTCAAAGGTTGTTCGTCTCTCCACGGATAACTATCATGGAACGAGTGTTGCAGGTGCAGCAGTTGCTGCTCACGAAGTCGGTCACGCAATGCAGGATGCAGAGGGGTATGCTTTCTTAAGATTCCGTCATGCATTAGTTCCGGTTGCAAGTTTTGGTTCCAATGCATCCTTTTTCTTAATTCTTGCAGGTATTTTGATGGGCGCTTCTGGTTTTATACTATTAGGAATTTTTGCGATGGCAGCAGCAGTTCTTTTCCAGCTTGTTACATTACCGGTTGAGTTCAATGCATCTAGTCGAGCGATGGAACAGATTGTATCGACTGGTGTAATTCGAAACGATGAAGAACGTGAGACTCGCAAAGTGTTAAATGCAGCAGCTTTAACGTATGTTGCAGGTGCACTTGTAGCGTTATTAGAGTTAGCTCGTTTTATCCTTATGTATATTGGGATGAATAATGATGATTAA
- the dapB gene encoding 4-hydroxy-tetrahydrodipicolinate reductase — protein MNKVKIVVAGPRGNMGKEAVKMVSETEHFSLVAVVDSKHEGMNLSEIEGFHGIDAPVYIDMQKCFEELDVDVLIDLTAPAFGRKHMEIAFANGVRPVVGTTGFTDSDISELRAIAEEKGLGAIIAPNFAIGAILMMKFSQLAAKYLPDVEIIEQHHDRKLDAPSGTAIKTAQLISEVRAEKAQGHPNETEELQGARGADFEGMRIHSVRLPGRVAHQEVIFGGEGQTLTIRHDSINRASFMPGVKLAVESALKIDTLVYGLEHIIE, from the coding sequence ATGAATAAAGTTAAGATTGTAGTAGCTGGGCCTCGGGGGAATATGGGAAAAGAAGCTGTGAAAATGGTATCGGAAACAGAGCATTTTAGTCTTGTAGCAGTTGTTGATTCAAAACATGAGGGAATGAATTTAAGTGAAATAGAAGGATTTCACGGTATAGACGCACCTGTTTATATAGATATGCAAAAGTGTTTTGAAGAATTGGACGTGGATGTACTAATTGATTTAACGGCACCGGCCTTTGGTCGTAAACATATGGAGATTGCTTTTGCAAATGGAGTACGTCCAGTTGTAGGAACAACAGGGTTTACGGATTCTGATATTTCTGAGTTGAGAGCAATCGCTGAAGAGAAAGGACTCGGAGCGATTATTGCTCCAAACTTTGCTATAGGAGCTATCTTAATGATGAAATTCTCACAATTAGCTGCTAAGTATTTACCAGATGTAGAAATTATTGAACAACATCATGACCGGAAATTAGATGCCCCTTCTGGTACGGCGATAAAAACCGCTCAGCTTATCTCGGAAGTACGTGCAGAGAAAGCTCAAGGCCACCCAAATGAAACAGAAGAATTACAAGGGGCAAGAGGAGCAGATTTTGAAGGGATGCGTATACATAGTGTTCGATTACCTGGGCGTGTCGCTCATCAGGAAGTGATTTTTGGTGGGGAAGGTCAAACATTAACGATTCGTCACGATTCGATTAATCGTGCTTCATTTATGCCTGGAGTAAAATTAGCAGTTGAATCTGCTTTAAAGATTGATACGTTAGTCTATGGATTAGAGCACATTATTGAATAA
- the bshB1 gene encoding bacillithiol biosynthesis deacetylase BshB1 codes for MMKLDILAFGAHPDDVEIGMGATLAQYSANGYKIGICDLTKAELSSNGTVEIRQKEAKAASTILGITTRVQMEIQDRGLKYITQMELAEVVSVIREYRPTFVFAPYEKDRHPDHGACASIIREAVFNAGIKNYQCARRIEAHRTDDLFYYFINGYEHPDFVIDVSNEMEQKVNALQAYKSQFTSTAQSISTPLTDDYIASVKARERLFGKEVGVKFAEGFITSKPLILSDLFNRQGTNDEA; via the coding sequence ATGATGAAGCTTGATATTCTGGCTTTTGGTGCCCATCCTGATGATGTTGAAATCGGGATGGGGGCTACTTTAGCCCAGTATTCTGCAAATGGATACAAGATTGGCATATGTGATTTAACAAAGGCTGAATTATCATCAAATGGGACCGTAGAAATTAGACAAAAAGAAGCTAAAGCTGCTAGTACAATTCTCGGGATCACTACTCGTGTTCAGATGGAAATACAAGATAGAGGTTTAAAATACATTACCCAAATGGAATTAGCTGAAGTTGTTTCGGTCATTAGAGAATACCGTCCTACTTTTGTTTTTGCACCATATGAAAAAGACCGTCACCCTGATCACGGGGCGTGTGCTTCAATAATTCGCGAAGCGGTTTTTAACGCAGGAATAAAAAACTATCAGTGTGCTCGTCGTATAGAGGCCCATCGAACGGACGACTTATTCTACTATTTTATTAATGGTTATGAGCACCCTGATTTTGTGATTGATGTTTCTAACGAGATGGAACAAAAGGTCAATGCGTTGCAGGCGTATAAAAGTCAATTTACCTCAACTGCTCAATCTATTTCTACGCCATTAACTGATGATTATATTGCAAGTGTAAAAGCTCGAGAACGACTGTTTGGAAAAGAAGTGGGAGTTAAGTTCGCAGAAGGATTTATAACATCTAAACCGCTCATTCTATCAGATCTATTTAATAGGCAGGGAACGAACGATGAAGCTTAA
- a CDS encoding menaquinol-cytochrome c reductase cytochrome b/c subunit, with amino-acid sequence MERGKGMKFVGDSRVKANNRKPNIPKDYSEYPGKTEAFWPNFLLKEWMVGAVFLMGYLLITVAHPAPLERMADPTDAGYIPLPDWYFLFLYQLLKYQYASGDYNVIGTIVMPGLAFGALLLAPWLDTGRERRPFRRPIATSMMLLGFISVFYLTWESVDQHDWEAAAEQGAIVEEADINTDAEGYSIYAVQSCIGCHGDTMAGGAGGPSILTTEKNAEEVKDVIINGIGAMPAGLFDGSDEELEILAEYIAAHGNPEDE; translated from the coding sequence ATGGAACGTGGTAAAGGGATGAAGTTTGTCGGTGACTCTCGTGTCAAGGCAAACAACCGAAAACCCAATATTCCTAAAGACTACTCGGAGTATCCAGGTAAAACAGAAGCGTTCTGGCCGAACTTCCTCTTGAAAGAGTGGATGGTTGGTGCTGTTTTCTTAATGGGTTACTTGCTTATTACAGTTGCTCATCCAGCGCCGCTAGAGCGTATGGCTGACCCTACTGATGCTGGATATATTCCGTTACCTGACTGGTACTTTTTATTCTTGTATCAACTTTTAAAATATCAATATGCTTCTGGTGACTATAATGTTATCGGAACAATCGTTATGCCAGGTTTAGCTTTTGGTGCTTTATTACTTGCTCCTTGGTTAGACACTGGTAGAGAACGTCGACCGTTTAGACGTCCTATTGCAACAAGTATGATGCTTCTAGGATTTATCTCTGTCTTCTACTTAACATGGGAATCAGTGGACCAACACGATTGGGAAGCCGCTGCTGAACAAGGTGCAATTGTAGAAGAAGCAGACATTAATACAGATGCTGAAGGATATTCTATTTATGCTGTTCAATCATGTATTGGCTGTCACGGTGACACAATGGCTGGTGGAGCTGGTGGTCCTTCAATCCTTACTACTGAGAAAAATGCTGAAGAAGTTAAGGATGTCATTATTAATGGTATTGGTGCAATGCCAGCAGGATTATTCGATGGATCTGATGAAGAGCTTGAGATTCTAGCAGAATACATCGCAGCACATGGTAATCCTGAAGACGAATAA
- the mgsA gene encoding methylglyoxal synthase, with the protein MRIALIAHDKKKPDMVQFAIAYEKILAKHELYGTGTTGTKVMEATNLTVKRFKSGPLGGDQQIGALVADNKFDLILFFRDPLTAQPHEPDVSALIRLCDVRQVPLATNMGTAEVLIKGLERGDFAWREEDKDGFE; encoded by the coding sequence ATGAGAATTGCACTAATTGCACACGATAAGAAAAAGCCAGATATGGTTCAATTTGCGATAGCCTATGAAAAGATTTTAGCAAAACATGAGCTTTATGGAACAGGAACGACAGGTACTAAAGTGATGGAAGCAACCAATTTAACAGTAAAAAGATTTAAATCTGGCCCATTAGGGGGAGACCAGCAAATTGGTGCGCTTGTTGCTGACAACAAATTTGATCTTATTTTATTTTTCCGTGATCCTTTAACTGCCCAACCGCATGAGCCAGATGTTTCTGCTCTTATCCGCCTTTGTGATGTTCGTCAAGTTCCTCTTGCAACCAATATGGGAACAGCTGAAGTATTAATTAAGGGATTAGAGAGAGGAGATTTTGCTTGGCGAGAAGAAGATAAGGATGGGTTTGAATGA
- a CDS encoding DUF1405 domain-containing protein, protein MITNLLRFFGQKWVIILMLVINIPGTIFGYVWYGKQLEQTPWYFLLFVPDSPTASLFFVFVLIAFLFHKNWPLMEALGAVTLIKYGIWAVAMNISGGIAGATLTFDNYMLIFSHLGMAIQAVLYAPYYRMKLWHLLVAAIWTLHNDIIDYVFMMHPWVSHQLLPNIDLIGYFTFWLSIISISLVYVIGVRGNRLTLEIK, encoded by the coding sequence ATGATAACAAATTTACTTCGTTTTTTTGGTCAAAAGTGGGTTATCATTTTAATGCTAGTAATAAATATTCCAGGAACGATCTTTGGATATGTTTGGTATGGAAAGCAACTCGAGCAGACCCCTTGGTACTTTTTACTTTTTGTACCTGATAGTCCAACAGCAAGTTTGTTTTTTGTCTTTGTTTTAATTGCCTTCTTATTTCATAAGAATTGGCCGCTAATGGAAGCGTTAGGTGCTGTAACTTTGATTAAATATGGCATTTGGGCGGTTGCCATGAATATTTCTGGTGGAATTGCTGGGGCAACATTAACTTTTGATAATTATATGCTGATCTTTTCTCATTTAGGAATGGCAATTCAAGCTGTCCTCTATGCACCTTATTACCGAATGAAACTTTGGCATTTGCTTGTTGCGGCAATATGGACGTTACATAATGATATAATCGATTACGTATTCATGATGCATCCATGGGTGTCGCATCAGTTACTTCCGAATATTGATTTAATTGGTTATTTTACATTTTGGTTAAGTATTATTTCTATTTCTCTCGTATATGTTATTGGTGTTAGAGGAAATCGTTTAACTCTAGAAATCAAATAG
- the ypjB gene encoding sporulation protein YpjB: MRKRIILMILILVFSVPQSILADENSSVHTWKSLNNTSDQILQLVKQQEFEEAKQLLDYFSASFLEVDFQKEGVTMSALRTVTSSFESAVEAVTAMDMSLDRRIYKVTAFRLAVDALSSDYHPLWLHTEESIMNALSRMKETVEESEIQAFQHRFNEFLRHYEMIRPALFIDIEPQQLQRIDSQINYLESIRSGHVDEDKVLSHLTIMESEWSNLYKRVKEDNADPSLWWVMFSIGGMITLSLSYVGWKKYKAEKQKVRQKD, from the coding sequence ATGCGTAAACGAATCATATTAATGATCTTAATACTAGTATTCTCTGTACCACAAAGTATCTTAGCTGATGAAAATTCATCCGTACATACATGGAAAAGTTTAAACAACACATCTGATCAAATCCTTCAGCTAGTCAAACAACAAGAATTTGAAGAAGCGAAGCAATTGTTGGATTATTTTTCAGCTTCTTTTCTTGAAGTTGACTTCCAAAAAGAAGGGGTAACGATGAGTGCTTTACGAACAGTGACTAGCTCTTTTGAAAGTGCTGTAGAAGCTGTTACAGCTATGGATATGTCTCTTGATCGGAGGATTTATAAAGTGACAGCGTTTAGGTTAGCTGTGGACGCCTTGTCGAGTGATTACCATCCTCTCTGGCTTCACACGGAAGAATCCATTATGAATGCACTGTCAAGGATGAAAGAAACAGTAGAAGAAAGTGAAATACAAGCATTTCAACATCGTTTTAATGAATTTTTGCGACACTATGAAATGATAAGACCAGCATTGTTTATTGATATCGAACCACAACAATTACAAAGAATCGATTCACAAATCAATTATTTAGAAAGTATAAGATCGGGGCATGTAGATGAAGATAAAGTATTGTCTCACTTAACGATTATGGAAAGTGAATGGAGTAATCTGTACAAGAGAGTGAAGGAAGATAATGCGGACCCTTCACTCTGGTGGGTCATGTTTTCTATTGGCGGAATGATTACTCTATCTCTATCGTATGTCGGCTGGAAAAAGTATAAAGCAGAAAAACAGAAAGTTAGACAGAAAGACTAA
- a CDS encoding ReoY family proteolytic degradation factor, which produces MGNIIPVVDKKEFLKSFLQQFELKRRECAWLLNYLMSDDELMERVHFVEQAAHSPKALIISAKGVDSIPFSFHKEKHITTDAEKAFHDIRLNQHEDIYIELHFNGAKQYPPYLVVLEDNPHIPENMELAAAFQREAELLLERSIRTFRKEQLLAEIDRALDHQNEAYFRILVEQLKMLDEQ; this is translated from the coding sequence GTGGGCAACATCATTCCAGTTGTAGATAAAAAGGAGTTTCTGAAAAGTTTTTTACAACAGTTTGAGTTGAAGCGGCGTGAATGTGCTTGGTTATTAAATTATTTAATGAGTGACGATGAATTAATGGAAAGAGTTCATTTTGTTGAACAAGCGGCACATTCTCCTAAAGCCTTAATAATCTCAGCAAAAGGGGTCGATAGCATACCGTTTTCTTTCCATAAAGAAAAGCATATAACCACCGATGCAGAAAAAGCATTTCATGATATTCGTTTAAATCAACATGAAGATATTTATATTGAGTTGCATTTCAATGGGGCTAAACAGTATCCTCCTTATTTGGTTGTGTTGGAGGATAATCCGCATATACCTGAAAATATGGAATTAGCTGCTGCTTTTCAAAGAGAAGCCGAGTTGTTGTTGGAACGCTCTATTCGAACATTCAGAAAAGAGCAACTTTTAGCTGAAATTGACCGTGCTCTTGATCACCAGAATGAAGCTTACTTTCGAATACTTGTAGAACAATTAAAGATGTTAGATGAACAATAA
- a CDS encoding QcrA and Rieske domain-containing protein: MSEKDHKVSRRQFLTYTLTGVGGFMAASAIMPMARFALDPALKAGAESDLKYVCDVAELTEDPQKFSFSFEQVDAWYESEVTREAYIFIRDNTVTALSPTCTHLGCTVAYGTQEEHPDRFFCPCHFGMFDKDGINIPGTPPQRPLDVYDVVVEDGKVYLGQINQRT; the protein is encoded by the coding sequence GTGAGCGAAAAAGACCACAAAGTTTCACGAAGACAATTTTTAACGTACACACTTACAGGTGTAGGTGGTTTTATGGCTGCGAGTGCAATCATGCCTATGGCACGATTTGCATTAGATCCGGCATTAAAGGCTGGAGCAGAAAGTGACCTTAAGTATGTATGTGATGTTGCAGAATTAACGGAAGATCCTCAAAAGTTTAGCTTCTCATTTGAGCAAGTTGATGCTTGGTATGAATCTGAGGTTACTCGTGAAGCGTACATTTTCATTCGTGATAATACAGTAACAGCTTTATCACCGACATGTACCCATTTAGGTTGTACCGTAGCCTATGGTACTCAAGAAGAACATCCAGACCGTTTCTTCTGTCCATGTCACTTTGGAATGTTTGATAAAGACGGTATTAACATTCCAGGTACACCTCCGCAACGTCCACTAGATGTGTATGATGTTGTGGTTGAAGATGGAAAAGTCTACTTAGGTCAAATTAATCAGCGAACATAA
- the qcrB gene encoding menaquinol-cytochrome c reductase cytochrome b subunit: MLQKIYDYVDERLDITPMWRDIADHEVPEHVNPAHHFSAFVYCFGGLTFFITVIQILSGMFLTMYYVPDIVNAYQSVAYLQNEVAFGVIVRGMHHWGASLVIVMMFLHTLRVFFTGSYKKPRELNWVVGVLIFFVMLALGVTGYLLPWDMKAYFATAVVLQIAESVPLIGGFAKTLLAGGEVIGAATLARFFAIHVFFLPAALLGLLAAHFYMIRKQGISGPL; the protein is encoded by the coding sequence ATGCTTCAAAAAATTTACGACTACGTTGATGAGCGTCTAGATATTACGCCTATGTGGCGCGATATTGCTGACCATGAAGTTCCTGAGCACGTTAACCCGGCTCACCACTTCTCTGCGTTCGTTTACTGTTTTGGAGGTTTAACTTTCTTCATCACAGTTATTCAGATCTTATCTGGAATGTTCTTAACGATGTATTATGTTCCGGATATTGTCAACGCTTATCAATCAGTAGCATACTTACAAAATGAAGTCGCTTTCGGTGTGATCGTACGTGGTATGCACCACTGGGGCGCAAGTTTAGTTATCGTAATGATGTTCTTACATACATTGCGTGTATTCTTTACAGGTTCATATAAAAAACCTCGTGAATTAAACTGGGTAGTTGGTGTCCTTATTTTCTTTGTTATGCTTGCATTAGGAGTAACGGGTTACTTATTACCTTGGGATATGAAAGCATACTTTGCTACAGCAGTTGTTCTTCAAATTGCTGAAAGTGTACCTTTAATCGGTGGATTTGCTAAGACGCTACTTGCCGGTGGTGAAGTGATCGGTGCAGCTACACTAGCACGATTCTTTGCGATTCATGTCTTCTTCTTACCAGCAGCATTGCTTGGTTTATTAGCGGCTCACTTCTATATGATCCGTAAACAAGGTATTTCTGGTCCGTTGTAA
- a CDS encoding tetratricopeptide repeat protein: protein MNAIERAIQEIENGHIEEGLSKLNSLEKTADHQMKYDIAQVYHELGHIEKAKEIIDELLMLYPDEGSLYALAAELLIDLDQEDEAIELLLEIKEDDPAYLQAQLLLADLYQMQSLDEVAEQKLLLAAKKAPNETIISYGLGEFYLERGDYIKSIPYLKKAVHAKGEIPNLHVELLLAEAYSASGQFEDALHYYKEGLQDHLDANALFGYAFTAYQIGDMILAIEQFEALLALDPDYSSLYPYLAKAYEAEGRLEDANEALDKGISVDEYNEQLYVLAGKLNFKRQNPEDGEHYLRKVIALNPSNVEAVHTLAAYLKHSEQYDELLELMEHMKEYGEEDILYTWFKASALKELDDYEAAYTCYQTIELALQEDIDFLEEYGYFLLEFGMREKAKLTFEKRLAIQPENPDIIELLHSLE from the coding sequence ATGAATGCAATTGAAAGGGCAATTCAGGAAATAGAAAACGGGCATATTGAAGAAGGGCTGAGTAAGCTTAATTCTTTAGAGAAAACAGCCGATCATCAAATGAAGTATGATATTGCTCAAGTGTATCATGAATTAGGGCATATCGAAAAAGCTAAAGAGATTATTGATGAATTATTAATGTTGTACCCTGATGAAGGGAGTTTATACGCGCTGGCTGCTGAATTATTGATTGATCTAGATCAAGAAGATGAAGCAATTGAACTTCTTTTAGAAATAAAAGAGGATGATCCCGCTTATCTTCAAGCGCAATTATTGCTTGCTGATTTGTATCAGATGCAATCTTTAGATGAAGTAGCAGAGCAAAAGTTACTTTTAGCAGCAAAAAAGGCACCTAATGAAACGATTATTTCATATGGACTTGGGGAATTTTATTTAGAGCGCGGCGATTACATAAAAAGTATTCCTTATTTAAAAAAAGCTGTTCATGCAAAAGGGGAAATCCCTAATCTTCATGTGGAGTTACTATTAGCTGAGGCATATAGTGCTAGTGGTCAATTTGAAGATGCTCTACATTATTATAAAGAAGGATTACAAGATCACCTAGATGCGAATGCATTGTTTGGTTATGCTTTTACCGCCTATCAAATTGGTGATATGATCTTAGCGATAGAGCAGTTTGAGGCTTTGCTCGCTCTTGATCCTGATTATTCTAGTCTATACCCTTACTTAGCAAAAGCATATGAAGCTGAGGGAAGGTTAGAAGATGCTAATGAAGCCCTTGATAAAGGCATAAGTGTTGATGAATACAATGAGCAACTTTATGTCTTAGCAGGAAAATTAAACTTTAAACGTCAAAACCCCGAAGATGGAGAGCACTATTTAAGAAAAGTGATTGCATTAAATCCATCAAATGTCGAGGCCGTACATACATTAGCAGCATACCTTAAGCATAGTGAACAATATGATGAATTACTTGAGTTGATGGAACATATGAAAGAATATGGTGAAGAAGACATTTTATATACATGGTTTAAGGCGAGTGCTTTAAAAGAACTAGATGATTACGAAGCGGCATATACGTGTTATCAAACCATTGAACTTGCATTGCAAGAAGATATTGACTTTCTGGAAGAATATGGTTACTTTTTATTGGAATTTGGAATGAGAGAAAAAGCAAAACTTACATTCGAAAAACGATTAGCGATTCAACCAGAGAACCCAGACATTATTGAGCTATTACATTCATTAGAATAA
- a CDS encoding YpiF family protein — protein sequence MKWQATEMDTYLKEKEYVDTALITLTPISWEKDVKQTVAMGEFISIIALEVEKQFHGRVIQFPEFSYLKKEDRTSRIDRMKSWEEELKAGGIKHLIYLTSDSDWKIVEDELGGMLVWLPTLPLEHMDSEYKRDVVKDQMKQLIPIMTNKWRE from the coding sequence ATGAAATGGCAGGCAACTGAAATGGATACCTATTTAAAGGAGAAAGAATATGTTGATACAGCATTAATTACATTAACGCCTATTTCGTGGGAGAAAGATGTAAAGCAAACTGTGGCAATGGGAGAATTTATTTCGATCATTGCATTAGAGGTTGAAAAACAGTTCCACGGTCGAGTGATTCAGTTTCCCGAATTTTCCTATTTAAAAAAGGAAGATCGAACAAGCCGCATTGATAGAATGAAAAGTTGGGAGGAAGAATTGAAGGCGGGAGGGATCAAGCACCTTATATATTTAACATCAGATAGTGATTGGAAGATCGTTGAAGATGAGCTAGGAGGAATGTTAGTCTGGCTCCCGACTTTGCCACTTGAGCATATGGATTCTGAGTATAAGCGTGATGTTGTAAAAGATCAAATGAAGCAACTAATTCCTATCATGACAAATAAGTGGCGAGAATAA
- a CDS encoding YitT family protein — translation MAYKVRIKNILFILFGSAILSFGLVYFNMENNLADGGFTGITLILYFIFLINPAISNLILNIPLFFIGWKVLGKVTFIYTIIGTVGVSLFLEIFQRYRVINIPLHDDMTLAALFAGVFIGVGLGIVFRYGGTTGGVDIIAKLGYKYLGWSMGKTMFMFDALVIATSLIYLNYREAMYTLLAVFVAAKVIDFIQQGAYSAKASHIISDKVPEIASAIMQEMDRGATILKGKGSFTGTDKEILYCVVGRNELIRLKTLVERIDPHAFVTVNDVQDVIGEGFTLDENKKPLNI, via the coding sequence ATGGCTTATAAGGTGCGTATAAAAAATATATTATTTATATTGTTTGGCTCTGCCATTTTATCCTTTGGACTTGTTTATTTTAATATGGAAAATAATTTAGCTGACGGTGGCTTTACAGGCATTACACTAATACTTTATTTTATTTTTCTTATTAATCCAGCGATTTCAAATCTTATCTTAAATATACCTCTTTTCTTCATTGGATGGAAAGTCCTTGGCAAAGTTACTTTTATTTATACAATTATCGGGACAGTTGGTGTTTCCCTTTTTCTTGAAATTTTTCAACGATATCGTGTAATCAATATCCCTTTACATGACGACATGACATTAGCTGCTCTTTTCGCTGGGGTCTTTATTGGCGTTGGATTAGGAATTGTTTTTCGTTATGGCGGGACAACAGGTGGGGTTGATATAATAGCCAAACTTGGATATAAGTATTTAGGTTGGAGTATGGGAAAAACAATGTTTATGTTTGATGCGTTAGTGATTGCAACTTCTTTAATATACTTAAATTATCGTGAAGCTATGTATACACTTCTTGCTGTTTTCGTCGCTGCAAAAGTAATTGATTTTATCCAACAAGGTGCTTATTCAGCAAAAGCTTCTCACATCATCTCAGATAAAGTTCCAGAAATTGCATCAGCCATCATGCAAGAGATGGACCGTGGAGCTACAATACTTAAAGGCAAAGGAAGCTTCACTGGTACTGATAAAGAAATCCTCTATTGTGTCGTTGGTCGTAATGAATTGATTCGCCTAAAGACCCTGGTAGAGAGAATCGATCCACATGCCTTTGTTACTGTAAATGATGTTCAAGATGTCATTGGAGAAGGTTTCACTTTAGATGAAAATAAAAAACCATTAAACATATAA
- a CDS encoding nucleotide pyrophosphohydrolase: MSEKSMKQMQEEVDTYISQFKEGYFSPLAMLARMSEEVGELAREVNHYYGEKPKKANEEANTMEQEMGDILFVLICFANSLNINLDEAFDLVMKKFEVRDKNRWTRIEGDGKDDE, encoded by the coding sequence ATGTCAGAGAAATCAATGAAACAAATGCAAGAAGAAGTTGATACATATATAAGTCAATTTAAAGAAGGTTATTTTTCTCCGCTAGCTATGCTTGCACGAATGAGTGAGGAGGTAGGAGAACTAGCAAGAGAAGTGAATCATTATTATGGTGAGAAGCCAAAAAAGGCTAATGAAGAAGCGAACACGATGGAACAGGAAATGGGCGATATCTTATTTGTGTTAATCTGTTTTGCCAATTCCTTGAATATTAATTTGGATGAAGCTTTCGATTTAGTAATGAAAAAATTTGAAGTACGTGATAAAAATAGATGGACAAGAATAGAAGGAGACGGTAAAGATGATGAATAA